ACTATTGATCAATGAATGCAGCGACAAAAATAGAAGCAATTCTTTATTTGAAGGGCAAACCCCTATCAATCAGCGAAATTGCTGAGTATGCCGCGTGTGATCGCGCTACTGCCGAAGAAGGTATTATTGACCTAATTGACGATTATGCTCGTCGAGACACAGCCCTCGAAGTCGTAGAAACCCCAAACGGCTACTGCCTGCAACTGCGGTCTGATTTTCAAGATTTAGTACAAACCCTGATACCAGTAGAATTGGGAGTAGGCGCATTGCGGACTCTAGCAGCGATCGCCTTAAATAGTCCCATGCTCCAAACTGACCTCATTAACCTGCGTGGCTCAGGAGCATATCAACACGTACAAGAATTAGTTGAGCTTGG
Above is a genomic segment from Fischerella sp. JS2 containing:
- the scpB gene encoding SMC-Scp complex subunit ScpB; its protein translation is MNAATKIEAILYLKGKPLSISEIAEYAACDRATAEEGIIDLIDDYARRDTALEVVETPNGYCLQLRSDFQDLVQTLIPVELGVGALRTLAAIALNSPMLQTDLINLRGSGAYQHVQELVELGFVKKRRDSDSRSYSLQVTPKFHQYFQIEQLPSPFSSPQQQRQLELKLESTSEVE